The Gouania willdenowi chromosome 20, fGouWil2.1, whole genome shotgun sequence genome window below encodes:
- the LOC114454184 gene encoding uncharacterized protein LOC114454184: MPAPKRPSTPHDPLPRNTDEVEEASPATINESLVSRGLDENTTAPHTKNKLSVEGGEDKQSSSITDASIMVYDPPVKKAKLLNAASASCVEAESQRGNSKTSLKRTASTDSEEELSGDDGRADFFRARDNDDKARCVRQYSNRKAKRRTEESLESQDPIHSSPPVPVSPVQMDHDYGRFSESASSQSTDQAHTTEELSKSTQKSTDNAIIDVSKDMFATQSPALVNIQGEATSADIQQAEVVLSDFSEQIIDFEPAVEKNGPLDTPECKEGENIQNSSPSSFFVIESINTSHIKEDQADEKRDSTSQEKENTIVGSENRSDGSTNLVPKENEVIIKCHNDIIDLHKLEVDSAEVSMSESCVLKEVVSIETNSSPIMGEASHQEGQTQTNEVLITNASTDQLDTKTDSEVKIQVELENQVKSVNAQEQMADISSNTDVNTVDGKPEEPFEESNEKEPDSQSAEMPTQPQDSNNTPLLTHDFEQNHRDRAADCFTVESSLSSTKAVQENQENHKFPEKTEEITDNDEKDTDQIEDVGVDSKSIHICHKHMDSEDLVSSNELPVSNLRTLDGDKLSTNIMLHENRKSTEGFVGDGNITEKKILSIQASGNSTDGSCVKVECEENQQVHEPPAALATDIHPVAENLENIENFECASGSESQDKIEMETQAISTCSNSAAHMEPQTCEKPKDGESTTSKSNEDAECVAVAENEVEEKTHVATMTGEACNILPKAEREAEIIDEVKDHPMEPSTEYHVDNKVGPVTVFENYTRVEFNCMTQDGQTIADMQTSMQQTSKADSLTDMKKSPNEAPIMEVQNQETGEQITGDTPEVQDLTSEASNTVCSENNRTFGSVTEEENQTLMEVSSSSDDSKAMETQSDENQIDADVDATATSEISNTAPAVKIQTQGWDVPEDTTGMSANVDDNEKEGQTTVRVKNGVSEHFTETQSPEEVERQTTDKQDDGTNVQSVEMQNQQHQQHDSKHSTDSIPSTVCKLSTEGKPSTDSEPSTIGKQSTDSEPSTIGKQSTDSEPSTIGKQSTDSEPSTIGKQSTDSEPSTIGKQSTDSEPRTIGKPSTDSEPSTVGKPSTDSEPSTVGKPSTDSEPSTDSKLCTDSKPNTDSKPCTDSEPCTDSEVPKDLMNSDGEMNDLMPVPKNHVMRGTDTTASIKEMPDLRSDMVVQEQVDMEVSEVIAVDRIPNDSMCEDPKHIEDRAISEVINVPETQANVERVPSLEEDSHSATVAEQKNHMPSEEVCEHSAAQSEPIPNAENQIDTLMEGDIDDDGDKMEYLIESCGKKEEIVSQEINKDNMYESVSDAEGQEEGAESSEGIFMVCDQSHTDIEIQVPEEQIKTINQSEYHETQIVYEPISSPESNVDDKEVSAAAEKHVGISLLDLHAEQMEQSSISYLENKVTEEIAPSLIESVDIVGNETCIPHDEEVTAVRVQTTSLDESPVSGKMAKAENVIENSDLQPSTLIMDIDSSQIYAEKQVGVSLLDLHSEQIKQSSINFLENKVTQEIAAPSIVSVNIVGVETCVPHDEEVTAVRVQTTSLDETLFSEKMPKAENVIENSDQQPSTMIMDIDSSQTDAETHVGISLPDLHSEQMKQSSINFLENKISEEIAALSTESPNIVNNETCVPNDQEVTAVMVQTTSLDETLFSEKMPKAENVIENSDQQPSTMIMDIDSSQTDAETHEGISLLDLHSEQMKQSSINFLENKVAEEIAAPSTESVNIVGVKTCVPNDQEVTAVRVEDATLDKIPNSEKMAKAENVIENSDQQPSTMIMDIDSSQTVAEKHVGFSLPDLHSEQMKQSSINFLENKVTEEISAPSTESVNIVGDETCVPNDQKVTAVRVEDTSLDKSPNSEGMVKAKNVIENSDQQPFTMILDIDSSQTDAEKHVGISLLDLHSDQLKQSPINFLENKVPEEIAASSTESVNIVGDETCVPNDEVNAVRVQTPSLNESPVSSQLDETNETANVESVTIVSLSDEISTPNGHLEVSTEKNENDQENGSVPDFSQQVQETTELQEVADVTPTTTATMEVQIMDDSTEEYMILEPVPESDTHFDIITQAAAESGLSGEVEATENQSILNGSQSVTETLLCEAANEVKEYLVPSSNEALDQEKMAQENLIPNSDQQLSTMMMDVDSSQTDAQDTTYDSCARGMQNSEGHLDLQEVQILEDMELGHEVVVVEEEDDKDDSIMIIEKPTQTPEAEAPQKVDIKLEEKSKEDTSAVNISQTTADQKTEDRKTEPNMEKPKKQEMNTQARTKARLAALAEQKAAAAKRSAKREQLNLLALCHEIAEDIATDSMLLKKIEEEKLAVAAAKAQAIAKESTRKETEASEPINVKNPVKAEECPSSATPAEEAPAAEPCQATSSAEEKPAAEPQKRRFFISQISVPLKAHEKKKLTRYQRLRQVELQREKMSWARVKKLKSDQANQMFSDIDWQAPYSATSLFLGGISTPLAASPLKTSPPSPAPSGISAPVKEEPLKMDEATSEPAKTDSLKTDLAKTESSKKKPVKSETPETKVAKSETTKLEAPQPEPPATENRRITRQSKAQASKAAAAPAAAVPAPKSVRAATKRSLPAVPPPMPNGLTAQKHKGKIEYKPYRPRPKYSFADFELDDEPLPVPPVKTNPQSIRSNPPSNTSVQSKAAAPSKLALPSPLSNQANLKAHPTPSQRTGQSKPTAAAPCPTKVAQAKPTVAPVAQSKISLNNTASSTPSSPQLPVSTAAQSKAVSAPSQCQSKPAASASLQSDPAATSKVPVKQSIPPAAQPVVSAIPVNKSSSTEADVPQEASNASSQDNSHCTETAESLSPPHTSSSNTEEDKPSVVTVASSQETKMETVKTTEETSEKPAQDGAAKQQDAEIPLSDSCLQREVRKLKDADKDGTQTIIDAGQKHFGPVACSVCGMLYSAANPEDESQHLLFHNQFISAVKYVGWKKERILGEYPDGKIILVLPDDPKYALKKVEEIREMVDNDLGFQQVETKCPSQTKTFLFISNDKKVAGCLIAEHIQEGYRVIEESVPEGSEGEKLMFERQRAWCCSTSPEPAICGISRIWVVNMMRRQGIASRMLECLRNNFIYGSYLSKDEIAFSDPTPDGKLFATRYFGTSQFLVYNFVSSTPSSQPKTDTV; this comes from the exons ATGCCGGCCCCGAAGAGACCATCAACTCCTCATGATCCACTGCCCAGGAATACTGATGAGGTCGAGGAGGCTTCACCAGCAACTATCAACGAGTCTCTAGTATCACGAGGGTTAGATGAAAACACAACAGCAccacacactaaaaacaaactgtCAGTGGAAGGTGGTGAGGATAAACAGAGCTCCTCCATAACAGATGCTAGCATAATGGTCTATGACCCACCTGTCAAAAAAGCCAAGCTCCTAAATGCCGCAAGTGCCTCCTGCGTTGAAGCAGAATCACAGCGAGGAAACTCGAAAACCTCCCTGAAGCGAACAGCCTCCACTGATTCTGAGGAAGAATTAAGTGGTGACGATGGCAGGGCTGACTTTTTTCGAGCGAGGGACAATGACGACAAGGCCCGATGTGTCAGACAGTATTCTAATCGTAAAGCCAAACGTAGGACTGAGGAAAGTCTTGAATCGCAAGACCCAATCCACAGTTCACCACCTGTACCTGTCAGCCCTGTACAAATGGATCATGACTATGGTAGATTTTCAGAGTCGGCGTCTTCTCAGAGCACAGATCAAGCTCACACGACAGAGGAATTGTCAAAGTCAACACAAAAgtccacagataatgcaataATCGATGTGTCAAAGGATATGTTTGCAACACAGAGCCCAGCATTAGTAAACATACAGGGAGAAGCAACAAGTGCGGATATTCAACAGGCTGAGGTTGTATTATCGGATTTCTCTGAGCAAATAATAGACTTTGAGCCAgcagtggagaaaaatggaCCATTGGATACTCCAGAGTGTAAGGAGGGGGAGAATATTCAAAACTCATCACCATcctctttttttgttattgaatCCATTAATACCAGCCATATTAAGGAGGATCAAGCAGATGAAAAGCGAGATTCAACAagccaagaaaaagaaaatacaatcgTAGGCAGTGAAAATCGATCTGATGGCTCGACAAATTTAGTTCCAAAAGAAAATGAGGTAATCATAAAATGCCACAATGATATTATTGACCTGCACAAGCTGGAAGTTGATTCTGCAGAAGTTTCAATGAGTGAGAgttgtgttttaaaagaagtcgtTTCTATTGAAACAAACTCTTCCCCTATAATGGGTGAAGCGAGTCATCAAGAAGGTCAAACTCAAACAAATGAAGTTCTCATAACAAATGCATCAACCGACCAGTTAGACACTAAAACAGACTCTGAAGTTAAAATACAAGTGGAATTGGAAAATCAAGTTAAATCTGTAAATGCACAGGAGCAGATGGCAGACATTAGCTCAAACACTGATGTGAACACAGTGGATGGAAAGCCTGAGGAGCCCTTTGAAGAAAGTAATGAAAAAGAGCCAGACTCTCAATCTGCTGAGATGCCTACTCAACCTCAAGACAGCAATAATACTCCATTATTGACTCATGATTTTGAGCAAAATCACAGAGACAGGGCTGCAGATTGTTTTACTGTAGAAAGTAGTTTGAGTTCAACAAAAGCTGTACAAGAAAATCAAGAGAACCACAAGTTTCCAGAAAAGACTGAAGAAATAACCGATAATGATGAAAAGGACACAGACCAAATAGAAGATGTTGGTGTAGATAGCAAGAGTATACATATTTGTCATAAACATATGGATTCAGAAGATTTGGTGAGTTCAAATGAGCTACCAGTATCCAACCTGAGAACACTGGATGGTGACAAACTTTCAACAAATATTATGCtacatgaaaacagaaaaagtacAGAAGGTTTCGTAGGAGATGGCAACATCACTGAAAAGAAAATACTGAGTATACAAGCATCAGGGAATTCTACAGATGGATCTTGTGTTAAAGTAGAGTGTGAGGAGAATCAGCAGGTCCATGAACCACCTGCAGCTCTAGCTACTGACATTCATCCTGTGGCTGAAAACcttgaaaatattgaaaacTTTGAATGTGCAAGTGGATCTGAGAGTCAGGATAAAATTGAAATGGAGACACAAGCAATTTCAACTTGCTCAAACTCTGCAGCTCACATGGAGCCGCAGACCTGTGAGAAACCAAAAGATGGTGAATCCACCACGTCAAAGAGCAATGAAGATGCTGAATGTGTGGCTGTTGCAGAGAATGAAGTGGAAGAGAAAACACACGTTGCAACCATGACAGGAGAGGCCTGCAATATTTTACCAAAGGCTGAAAGGGAAGCAGAGATAATTGACGAGGTCAAAGATCATCCCATGGAGCCATCTACTGAATATCATGTAGATAACAAAGTGGGACCTGTAACAGTTTTTGAAAATTACACACGGGTGGAATTTAATTGTATGACACAAGACGGTCAAACCATTGCAGACATGCAGACATCAATGCAGCAGACAAGCAAAGCAGATTCATTAACAGACATGAAAAAAAGCCCTAATGAAGCTCCGATAATGGAAGTACAAAATCAAGAAACTGGAGAACAAATTACAGGTGACACACCTGAAGTACAAGACTTAACATCAGAAGCTTCTAATACTGTGTGTAGTGAGAACAACCGGACTTTTGGATCTGTGACTGAAGAAGAAAATCAAACTCTGATGGAAGTTTCATCATCCTCAGATGACTCCAAAGCAATGGAAACACAAAGCGATGAAAATCAAATTGATGCTGATGTAGATGCCACTGCAACTTCAGAGATTAGCAATACGGCACCTGCAGTGAAAATTCAAACCCAGGGCTGGGATGTTCCAGAAGACACAACAGGAATGTCTGCCAATGTTGATGATAATGAGAAAGAGGGTCAGACAACAGTGCGTGTGAAAAATGGAGTCTCGGAGCATTTTACTGAAACACAGAGTCCAGAAGAAGTAGAGAGACAGACAACAGACAAACAAGATGATGGTACAAATGTACAAAGTGTTGAAATGCAAAATCAACAACACCAGCAGCATGACAGTAAACATAGTACTGACAGTATACCCAGTACTGTCTGTAAACTAAGTACTGAGGGTAAACCCAGTACTGACAGTGAACCCAGTACTATCGGTAAACAAAGTACTGACAGTGAACCCAGTACTATCGGTAAACAAAGTACTGACAGTGAACCCAGTACTATCGGTAAACAAAGTACTGACAGTGAACCCAGTACTATCGGTAAACAAAGTACTGACAGTGAACCCAGTACTATCGGTAAACAAAGTACTGACAGTGAACCCAGAACTATCGGTAAACCAAGCACTGACAGTGAACCCAGTACTGTCGGTAAACCAAGCACTGACAGTGAACCCAGTACTGTCGGTAAACCAAGTACTGACAGTGAACCCAGTACTGACAGTAAACTATGTACTGATAGTAAACCCAATACTGACAGTAAACCATGTACTGATAGTGAACCCTGTACTGACAGTGAAGTTCCAAAAGATCTAATGAACTCAGATGGTGAAATGAATGACTTGATGCCTGTACCTAAAAATCACGTAATGAGGGGCACTGACACAACAGCGTCAATAAAGGAGATGCCTGATCTGAGATCTGACATGGTAGTACAAGAGCAGGTTGATATGGAGGTCAGTGAAGTCATCGCAGTAGACAGAATTCCAAATGATTCAATGTGTGAGGACCCAAAGCATATTGAAGACAGAGCTATCTCTGAAGTCATTAATGTTCCAGAAACACAAGCTAATGTAGAAAGAGTTCCTTCATTGGAAGAAGACTCACATTCAGCAACAGTAGCTGAACAGAAAAACCACATGCCCTCAGAGGAGGTCTGTGAACACTCTGCAGCTCAGTCAGAGCCAATTCCTAATGCAGAAAATCAAATTGACACACTGATGGAGGGTGATATTGATGATGATGGGGATAAGATGGAGTATCTAATAGAAAGTTGtggtaaaaaggaagaaattgtGAGTCAAGAAATAAACAAGGATAATATGTATGAATCTGTGAGTGACGCTGAAGGACAAGAAGAAGGAGCTGAAAGCAGTGAAGGAATATTTATGGTTTGTGACCAATCACACACTGATATTGAAATTCAGGTACCAGAAGAACAGATTAAGACAATTAATCAATCTGAGTATCATGAAACCCAAATAGTTTATGAGCCCATCAGTAGTCCAGAGAGCAATGTCGACGACAAGGAGGTTTCAGCAGCTGCAGAGAAACATGTGGGAATCTCTTTACTGGACTTACATGCTGAACAAATGGAACAAAGCTCCATCAGCTATCTTGAAAACAAAGTTACAGAAGAAATTGCTCCTTCATTGATTGAAAGTGTGGACATTGTTGGCAATGAAACTTGTATCCCACATGATGAAGAAGTTACTGCAGTGAGAgtacaaactactagtttggaTGAAAGTCCTGTTTCTGGAAAAATGGCAAAAGCTGAGAACGTAATTGAAAACTCTGATCTTCAGCCGTCCACCTTAATAATGGACATTGATTCGTCACAGATCTATGCAGAGAAACAAGTGGGCGTCTCTTTACTGGACTTACACTCTGAACAGATCAAACAAAGCTCCATCAACTTTCTTGAAAACAAAGTTACACAAGAAATTGCTGCTCCATCGATTGTAAGTGTGAACATTGTTGGTGTTGAAACTTGTGTCCCACATGATGAAGAAGTTACTGCAGTGAGGGTGCAAACTACCAGTTTGGATGAAActcttttttctgaaaaaatgccaaaagctgagaatgtaattgaaaaCTCTGATCAGCAGCCGTCCACCATGATAATGGACATTGATTCATCACAGACAGATGCAGAGACGCATGTGGGCATTTCTTTACCGGACTTACACtctgaacaaatgaaacaaagctCCATCAACTTTcttgaaaacaaaatttcaGAAGAAATTGCTGCTCTATCAACTGAAAGTCCAAACATTGTTAACAATGAAACATGTGTCCCAAATGATCAAGAAGTTACTGCAGTGATGGTGCAAACTACCAGTTTGGATGAAActcttttttctgaaaaaatgccaaaagctgagaatgtaattgaaaaCTCTGATCAGCAGCCGTCCACCATGATAATGGACATTGATTCATCACAGACAGATGCAGAGACGCATGAGGGCATCTCGTTACTGGACTTACACtctgaacaaatgaaacaaagctCCATCAACTTTCTTGAAAACAAAGTTGCAGAAGAAATTGCTGCTCCATCAACTGAAAGTGTGAACATTGTTGGTGTTAAAACTTGTGTCCCAAATGATCAAGAAGTTACTGCAGTGAGGGTAGAAGATGCCACTTTGGATAAAATTCCTAATTCAGAAAAAATGGCAAAAGCAGAGAATGTAATTGAAAACTCTGATCAGCAGCCATCCACCATGATAATGGACATTGATTCCTCACAGACAGTTGCAGAGAAGCATGTGGGCTTCTCGTTACCGGACTTACACtctgaacaaatgaaacaaagctCCATCAACTTTCTTGAAAACAAAGTTACAGAAGAAATTTCTGCTCCATCAACTGAAAGTGTGAACATTGTTGGCGATGAAACGTGTGTCCCAAATGATCAAAAAGTTACTGCAGTTAGGGTAGAAGATACCAGTTTGGATAAAAGTCCTAATTCTGAAGGAATGGTAAAAGCTAAGAATGTAATTGAAAACTCTGATCAGCAGCCGTTCACTATGATATTGGACATTGATTCGTCACAGACGGATGCAGAGAAACATGTGGGAATCTCTTTACTGGACTTACACTCTGACCAATTGAAACAAAGCCCCATCAACTTTCTTGAAAACAAAGTTCCAGAAGAAATTGCTGCTTCATCAACTGAAAGTGTGAACATTGTTGGCGATGAAACGTGTGTCCCAAATGATGAAGTTAATGCAGTGAGGGTACAAACTCCCAGTTTGAATGAAAGTCCTGTTTCTTCACAGTTGGATGAAACTAATGAAACTGCAAATGTAGAAAGTGTCACAATCGTCAGCCTGAGTGATGAAATCAGCACACCAAATGGCCATTTGGAAGTTtccacagaaaaaaatgaaaatgatcaaGAGAACGGCAGTGTTCCAGACTTTTCTCAGCAGGTGCAGGAGACGACAGAACTTCAGGAGGTTGCAGATGTCACACCAACAACTACAGCTACTATGGAAGTTCAGATCATGGACGATTCAACTGAAGAGTATATGATCTTAGAACCAGTCCCAGAGAGTGACACTCACTTTGATATCATCACTCAGGCTGCTGCTGAATCAGGCCTGTCAGGGGAGGTCGAGGCCACTGAAAATCAAAGCATATTAAATGGTTCCCAATCTGTAACAGAAACACTGTTGTGTGAAgctgctaatgaagtcaaagAATATCTAGTGCCTTCTTCAAATGAGGCATTAGATCAAGAAAAAATGGCACAAGAAAATTTAATTCCAAACTCCGATCAGCAGTTGTCCACCATGATGATGGATGTTGATTCGTCACAGACGGATGCTCAAGACACTACTTATGATAGTTGTGCAAGGGGAATGCAAAACTCTGAAGGCCATTTGGATCTGCAAGAAGTTCAAATCTTGGAGGATATGGAGCTAGGACATGAGGTTGTAGTTGTAGAAGAGGAAGACGATAAAGATGATTCGATAATGATAATAGAAAAGCCAACACAAACACCTGAAGCAGAAGCTCCTCAAAAGGTTGACATAAAGTTAGAAGAGAAGAGCAAAGAGGATACCTCTGCAGTCAACATTAGCCAAACCACTGCAGATCAAAAGACTGAAGATAGGAAGACAGAACCAAACATGGAAAAACCCAAAAAGCAAGAAATGAACACCCAGGCAAGAACCAAAGCTCGACTTGCGGCCCTGGCTGAACAAAAAGCTGCAGCAGCCAAAAGGTCTGCGAAGAGGGAGCAGCTCAATCTTTTGGCGCTCTGTCATGAAATCGCAGAGGACATTGCCACCGACAGCATGCTGCTGAAAAAGATTGAGGAGGAAAAGCTCGCAGTCGCAGCAGCCAAGGCTCAAGCTATTGCCAAGGAAAGTACCCGCAAAGAAACGGAAGCCTCAGAGCCCATCAACGTCAAAAATCCTGTCAAAGCAGAGGAGTGCCCATCTTCAGCAACTCCTGCTGAGGAGGCACCAGCAGCCGAGCCCTGCCAAGCAACAAGTTCAGCTGAGGAAAAGCCAGCTGCAGAACCTCAAAAGAGACGTTTCTTCATCAGTCAGATTTCAGTGCCATTAAAAGCACACGAGAAAAAGAAGCTCACTCGATATCAACGACTGAGACAGGttgagttgcagagagagaaGATGTCCTGGGCAAGAGTGAAGAAACTCAAATCCGACCAGGCTAACCAGATGTTTTCTGACATAGACTGGCAGGCGCCCTATTCTGCCACCTCCCTGTTTCTAGGTGGTATATCAACTCCACTTGCAGCCAGTCCACTAAAAACATCCCCTCCAAGTCCTGCTCCTAGTGGCATATCTGCTCCAGTTAAGGAAGAGCCTCTGAAAATGGACGAAGCTACAAGTGAACCAGCAAAAACCGATAGCTTAAAAACCGATCTCGCCAAAACTGAATCCTCTAAAAAGAAACCTGTAAAATCTGAAACTCCTGAAACTAAAGTCGCAAAATCTGAAACTACCAAATTGGAAGCTCCTCAACCTGAACCCCCGGCTACAGAAAATCGCAGAATTACAAGACAAAGTAAGGCCCAGGCTTCTAAAGCTGCAGCTGCTCCAGCTGCTGCAGTTCCTGCTCCAAAATCAGTTAGAGCTGCAACAAAGAGAAGCCTTCCTGCAGTGCCTCCCCCCATGCCCAACGGACTTACGGCTCAGAAACACAAAGGTAAAATTGAGTACAAGCCGTACAGGCCAAGGCCCAAGTACTCCTTTGCTGACTTTGAACTGGATGATGAGCCTTTACCAGTTCCTCCAGTAAAGACCAATCCACAATCCATCCGCTCCAACCCACCGTCAAACACAAGTGTTCAATCTAAAGCTGCTGCTCCATCCAAACTAGCGCTTCCATCTCCGCTTTCCAACCAAGCAAATCTCAAAGCTCACCCCACACCTTCCCAACGCACCGGTCAGTCCAAGCCTACCGCTGCAGCTCCATGCCCCACAAAAGTTGCTCAAGCAAAGCCCACAGTTGCACCAGTGGCTCAGTCAAAGATCTCACTGAACAACACAGCTTCATCAACACCGTCCTCACCACAGCTACCAGTCTCCACTGCAGCACAGTCTAAGGCTGTTTCAGCTCCAAGCCAGTGCCAGTCCAAGCCTGCTGCCTCTGCTTCCCTCCAGTCAGACCCAGCTGCTACCAGTAAGGTACCAGTGAAGCAGTCTATACCTCCAGCAGCTCAGCCGGTTGTTTCAGCCATACCTGTGAACAAATCATCGTCTACAGAGGCTGATGTTCCTCAGGAAGCGTCCAACGCCTCGTCACAGGACAACAGCCATTGCACA GaaactgctgagtcactttcACCTCCTCATACCTCCTCATCCAACACAGAAGAAGATAAGCCTTCAG TTGTAACTGTTGCCAGTTCTCAAGAGACCAAGATGGAAACAGTTAAGACGACAGAGGAGACGTCAGAAAAGCCTGCTCAAGA CGGAGCAGCGAAGCAACAAGACGCTGAGATTCCTCTGTCTGACAGTTGTCTACAAAGAGAGGTCCGAAAGTTGAAGGATGCTGATAAAGACGGCACTCAAACTATTATT GATGCAGGCCAGAAGCACTTTGGACCAGTGGCCTGCAGCGTGTGTGGGATGCTCTACTCTGCTGCCAACCCTGAGGATGAGTCTCAGCACCTACTCTTCCACAACCAGTTCATCAGTGCTGTCAAATATGTG GGATGGAAGAAAGAAAGGATTCTGGGTGAATATCCAGATGGCAAGATCATCCTCGTGCTGCCTGACGATCCCAAATATGCTTTAAAGAAG GTGGAGGAGATCCGCGAGATGGTGGACAATGACCTGGGCTTCCAGCAGGTGGAGACCAAGTGTCCTTCCCAGACCAAAACATTCCTTTTCATCTCCAACGACAAGAAAGTGGCTGGATGTCTCATAGCAGAGCACATACAGGAG GGCTACAGGGTGATAGAAGAGTCTGTGCCCGAGGGCTCAGAGGGGGAGAAGCTGATGTTTGAGCGTCAGAGAGCCTGGTGCTGCTCCACATCGCCCGAGCCGGCCATCTGTGGCATCAGCCGCATCTGGGTGGTCAACATGATGCGACGCCAGGGCATCGCCTCACGCATGCTGGAGTGCCTCAG GAACAACTTCATCTACGGCTCGTACCTGAGCAAAGACGAGATCGCTTTCTCAGACCCCACTCCTGATGGAAAACTCTTTGCCACCCGTTATTTCGGTACCTCTCAGTTTTTGGTTTATAACTTTGTGAGCAGCACACCCTCCTCCCAGCCCAAAACCGACACAGTATGA